In the Candidatus Deferrimicrobium sp. genome, GCATCCGGCGTTCCCTGAAATAAACCCCGCCGCCGGTTCGCAGCCGGCGGCGGGCCTCGCTCTGTCGGGTGGAACGCTATTCGATCCGGGAGAACCGGTACACCGGGCGTTTCCCCGTCATGTGCCGCGCGACCAGTTTACCCGGACGAAATTGGCGTCCTCCGACCATTTGTAGGACACGGTCCCCTGGTACGCCTTCCGGATCTCCCGCCCGATGCGCTGGGCCAGTTTCTCGTCCGTCGTCAGAATCTCCACGCTCCCGTCCCCCTCCCGGATTGCCATGATCCGTTCGAGGGGATTGGTGTCGCGGGCCCGACGTTCCTCGTTGCGGACGATCGTGAGGATCTCGTCGCGATGGGTCCGCAGGAACGCTCCAAGCAGGGTCACCACGCCGGAAGGAAATCCATCCGCGATCTTCCGGCACGCCGGGCACCGGCGGAGAACCGCGCCGGTCCGCGCGAGAGAGACGTACTCCGCCTCGTCCATGTACCACCGTTTCTTCCGGCTGATGGCGTGGCAATCCGGGCAGATCCCCACTTCGAGAGAGCCTTTCCGGGAGATGTAAGGATCTCTCGTGCGGTCGACGTTCTTGCGGCTCGCGGGTTCGAACCGGGTCGTCAACATGGTTTCATCCTCCGTCATTCGATCGCGACTTTACGGGATCGACTCGCCGCCTCCGCGGTCTTGGGCATCCTCAGCTCGAGAACTCCATCCTTGAACGTCGCCCGGGCCTTGTCCGTCTGAATCTCCGCGGGAAGCGTGAAGGTACGCGCGAAGGAGCCGTAGGTGCGCTCGAGATGGACATAATCCTTCCTCTCGACCTTCTCCTCCTTCTTCTTCTCGCCCGAGACGGTCACCGTCTTCTCGTTGATGTCGATGTGGATCTCCTCCTTCTTCATCCCCGGG is a window encoding:
- a CDS encoding BCAM0308 family protein — protein: MLTTRFEPASRKNVDRTRDPYISRKGSLEVGICPDCHAISRKKRWYMDEAEYVSLARTGAVLRRCPACRKIADGFPSGVVTLLGAFLRTHRDEILTIVRNEERRARDTNPLERIMAIREGDGSVEILTTDEKLAQRIGREIRKAYQGTVSYKWSEDANFVRVNWSRGT
- a CDS encoding Hsp20/alpha crystallin family protein; this translates as MLKKSPLSLAKTEPASTLTPFEEFERRFEDFFRRPFSMMESPWWTRWPGLAGEVSPAMDIYEEGGDIIVKAEIPGMKKEEIHIDINEKTVTVSGEKKKEEKVERKDYVHLERTYGSFARTFTLPAEIQTDKARATFKDGVLELRMPKTAEAASRSRKVAIE